In the Marispirochaeta aestuarii genome, CATCGAACTCAACGGTGCCGTTGTTGTGAGAGAAGGTGCTCGGGGCAAAATCTCCACCTATATAGGTTATGCCACTGGTGGCGCTATAGGTATCAATACCCAGATCCCCCGAAAAGGTAATATTGCCGCTGCCCGCGGTAATCGACCCTCCGCCGGCGGTATCGTCGCCGACGGATAAGGTTCCCGCGGTTGCAGTGAGGGCACCGTCGACAAACAGTCCCTGATTGAGCGTAAGATTCTGATTGCCGACATCGAAGCTTGCCCCCGCCTCGATAATAAGCTGCCCAACAGTAGGACTGACGCTTCCATTATCGAGGTCGGGCCAGACCGGCAGAGCCGGCGACGCCGGGATATAGGCGGAATCAGCTCCCCCCGGAACTCCGACGGGGCTCCAGTTGGCGTTATCATTGAATATCGTAGAACCTGCAGCACCGGTCCAGACGTAGCTGTTTGTCAAAGCGGAAACAGTGCTTATCTGGGCGGTATCGACAACATTCCAGCTTAAACCGTTGTCATAAGAAAGCTCAAGGTATCCCGCGGTCTCGGTTGCCCCGGCCGTCACCTGTATACCGTCGATGGTCATGATATCACCGACAGAGAATGTCGCAGATGGTTCTATTGTGATAATACTCCCACCTGCATTCGTGTACGAGGCGGCGCTAATGTCCCCGCCGCCGATGGCAAAGTCCAGGGCGGAGGCAGCGAAGCTTGCATCCAGCCCGCCAGGGATGCGTAGCTGCAGGGTTTCCGTTCCGCCGGATCTGGTAATAACCGTCGAGCCTCCGGTCTCTGTTATGATTACCCGCGGCAGAGTTGCCGTGGTGCTGAGATCGATTTCGGTATTGCCGGCGGTCTCCAGACGGGGCTCCGGATCCGTTTCGAAGGAGATCGCAGCTGTCTCATTGGCGCTCGAAAAGATGTCCACCGTTACATTGACGATTTCAATTGCAGAGCCGACGACACCGACTGTCGCCAGTCCGTCGCTATCTGTTGTAACCGATTGGCTCTGCGCCGAAGCTACCGCCCCGCCGTTTACATAATCGATCGTCGCGCTGCCACCCACATTGACAGTGATGGACATGGAATACGGAAGAGGTGTCCCGGAAGAGTCAACGATCTGCAGGGTAACCGTCTCTATGTCGGTCCCGTTGTTCACAGCAATACCGTCTTCGGCGGTAACTGCTACATAATCCGGATTCGTCGATACAGGAGATTCAGCCCCGTAAGCCCGTACCACACCGTCATTGGCGTCGAAGGCCGCCGCCGTCGATCCGTTATCCAGGGAGAAAAAGATCTCGGCGGCATCCTGGTATCCAGAACCGGAGCCCTCGGTGAGTTCCATACGCCAATACCCGTTGGTTTCTATTGTGGTAATCGTATGGTATGCTTCCGTAACGTCGTCCGGAAAATTTGTCGCGCCTCCATCCAGACTGGTGCCATTGATAACCAGTACAGTGGATTTATTGTACAGATCGGCGGTGTTACCGGTACTGTCGAAGTCCCAGCCGTGTACTCCCAGATCTTCGCCGTCCATAGCGTTGGATACAAAGGGATAGATCGTCCAGTCCGGTGCTCCGTCACCGGTCTCCGCGTTATAGATGGGCCAGGAATAAGCAAAGCTCCGCACTCCGCTGATCTGGGTCGGTACCCCGCTGCTGAAACGGGAAAGATCCAGCTGAAACGCATTTTTATAGTTGCCTCCATTGGTAGCCGCGTCGACGACGACCTTGAAGTAGACCTTGGTTCCGAGCTGTTCCCCGTCGGATAGTTTCACTCCGCCGAAGTAGGTCCAGTGAGAACTCTCGCTGCCGGTGATGTTATAATTAGCCGTATTGTCGGCAGTAAAGAACCCGAGCTGTCGGCCAGCCTGGGTTTCTCCCAGAGAGCCAAATATTCTTTGCCGGGAACTTGCATCGGTCAGAGCTCCGGTTCCTCCGAAAAGGTAATAATCGGTGGAACCTGAATTCTGGTCCGGTACTGCACCGTCGGAGCCAGCGTCGTTAATTCCGATATAGATAAACTCGTCGTCCGCTACCGCATCGGAGGGAACTTCGAAAAAGACAACGGCAAACAGGTCAGCGCTGCCAGAGCCCAGAGTAGCCGCTTGCTGCAGCCAGTTGTTGGGTTCCGCAGGGATATTGCTCTGGCTCCAGACAGAAACACAGGGAAAGATTATCGATGCAACCAGGAGAAGAACAATAGATATTCTGCGGTCAAGCAACACGTTTTTCCTCTTTCTAAATATAGGTAATACAGCGATTTGAATTTATCATACTCTTCGATTTTTTTCTAAAACAATCTTTTCCAAATTGCAAGTTACCCCTCCATAAAGGGGTAACTTGAGAAAAGGATTTACATGGGGGTCTAAGGAAGAGGAGTATCGTTGATTCCGGACTCACCTGGAACCCAATATTCACTCAGCCAGAAAGATGGAGACAGCTTCGGAGACTACATCCGGTTCAAGTACTGTGGCTACTCCATTCTTCCAGACCACCGCTTCAGTCGCAGCTTCCGTCGTCTGAGTTCCAGCCAGATAAACGTCGGAGCCATCCACGGCAATACCAGTGGCACTGGTGGGAAAACTGGAATCCTCACCAAACAGGTCGGTCTGGACAGAGCTGTCATCAAGCCACCAGGCCGCCCGTTTGCCGGGGAGGTCCAAATCGAAGTAGGATCCGGCTGCGTACACATTACCCGAATCTACCCAGATCCCGCTGGCCTGGGCACCGACACTGTTCAGCTGTATTTCCGTCGATACACCTTCCCGCCAGTACGCTGCCGTTCCCGTATTGTAGCGTCCGGCGATGAAGGCATTGTTTCCATTATGATAGATAGCCTGGGCATTGGAACCGGCTCCTCCGCTGAGTATGCTCAAACCCGTTGCGGTATCGATCCAGTAAACCGCCAGCTGCGAAGTCGAAACACCCGACACATAGACTCTTCCCGCATCGTCCAGCTGAACATCCGTGCCTCTTGCGTAGCTGCCACGCTGCAACTCGAATTCCGAAACAGCGCCGTCGTCGCTCCAGTAGACAGCCCCTGTACTCATGGAGCCGTCCCAATAATAGCCTGAGACGTACACCGTGCCCTCGGTATCGACGATAATCCCTGTGGCCCGCGCATTGACCGCGAGATCACTGCCGGCAATACCGTTCTTCCAGTAAACGGCCACATCACGACCCGAGGAATCCCGATAAAATCCTGATACGTAAACATTACCATCGCCGTCGACATGTATGTCAGTAGCTTTGGATGCACTCAAAGGGTGCAAGTCAATTCGATTGACGGTGGTATCTTCTGCGATCCAGTACGCCGCCACGGAATAGGAGTCTGGCGTATAATTACCTGCAATGTAGGCTTTTAACGCTTCTTCTCCCGGATCATTAGGATCATAGGGATTTTCATACCAATCCCTGGCCTCTAAACCTCCGCTTAAGCGCCAATCAGTAAAATCAGGGTAGAGCTCCTCAATGCGCTGACCTTCATCCGGATGTACCCAGTCTATGGGAATTAACAGAGCCCAGGGAAATCCATCATCGTCGATAAATCGAACTTCCGGGTTTATTGACCTGCTGAGAGATTCAGCATCCGCCAGATGTATATCATGGCGAGTATCGTACACATACAGATAGGGGTTGAATGGAGGCCGGGAAAGAAGTGCCGTTCCCTCCGGTGCAGCATCATCCAAGAAGTATTGAGGAGAATCAAAATCCAGTACAAAGTAGGCCTCTTTTCCTAGCGCTTTATCCGTACGTGCGAAAAGCACTATCTCCGCGGGAGCTCCGACCCTGCGGGCCAGCCTGGCTTCATTGCCGCCGCTATTGATAAATGTTCCACTGAGAGCTGCTTTCCCCTCAAAAGAGTCAATACGGAGCCCGAAAGCATGATTATATCCGGCCAGCTTCTGCAGCGCTTTCGCCTGGATGATAAGCCGTTTAACCCTGCCTTCGGCATCCAAGATTTCCTGAATATTATAGTTTGCGATAAAATCGTTATAATCAGCGTCTCCCGCGTTGGCCTGTCCGAAGAGATCTTCGAATGCGATGGTAATATTCTGGTCCGCAGGTATATTCATGACAAAGGCTGAGTCAGGATCGTCAGGAAATTCGTCATATTTATCGGGAACACCGTCACCATCACTGTCCCGCATAGGTCCGATACCCCTAGCACCTGCTGAAAGGCTTATCGAGTTGCCTGATGAGGACTGAACCATGGAGACGGTGCGGCGGATATGCGAGAAAGCCGCCATATCATCAATCGATATCGTCCGTGAGACATACCCTTCGGCTTCTATCTTGAGCTGATACACCTTCGGCGCCGCCGGCAGAACCAATTCGGCTTTCACTACCTCGTCGGCTTTTACCGAGGTTGAGTAAAGACGATTCCCTCCCTGATCCCAGAAGCTCAGGAAAATCAAGGGAATATCATCCGGAAGACTCAAGGAAAAGTCCAAGGGCTGTGGATTTTCACCGCCACTACCTTCGTAAAGCCTGAAATCAAGCTCGACCGAGGAGCTCAGCAAGGTTTCGAAAGTAAAATCATCCCGGCCGGTTCGCGCTTCGTCTTCTATCTGGTCCGGCGGAAGAACAAAGACCGTATTCCCCGTTGCCCCGGCGTCGGAGCTTTCGTCCAGGGGCATCTGGCACGCCACGATTGTAAACAAAACCAATACCAAAGGGAATAATCTAGATATTCTCTTCTTCACATACATACTCAGCCTCTTCAGAAAACAACATTGATATTACCATAAATATAGACAAAAGCGGATCATTGCGCCAGATAAATCGCGTTTGCTCTGGATTCGGTTCCCGACTCCAGGGGGACCACAGCGCCGTTTTTCCAGTAGATGGCTTCGGTAACTGTTGCAGTAGTCTGCGTTCCAGACACATAGATATCGGAGCCGTCTACGGTGATGTCATAGGCGGAAGTCGCGTAGTTGGAGTCCTCACCAACAAGCTCGGCCTGCGGTGATGAGTCATCGAGCCACCATGTTGCACGACGATTGCCATATGTAAGGCTGACAAAATAGTCCCCAGTCACATAGACACTGCCGTCATCGACCCATATACCGTAGGCATGCCCACCAGGTGAAACAAGATCGGTTCGTGTCGACGAGTCAGTCTGCCAGTAAGCGGCAGTTCCTGATTGGTATCGCCCTGCTATGAAAACATTGGTTCCATCATGAAAGATTCCCTGGGCAGTCGATGTAATGGTAGTGTCCAATTCGGCAAGGCCGGATGAATTGTCCAACCAGTAGGCAGCGTAGTTATTCACAGTTTTACCTGAAACATAGACTGAAGATCCGTCAAGAATAATATCAGTTGCTCTTGCATTAATTCCGCTGCCGAGCACTGTCTCACTTATTGATCCGTCGTCAGTCCAGTATACTGAAGCGTTGTATTCAGAAAGATTCCAATAGTATCCAGACACATATACTGTCCCTCCGGAATCCACGGTTATCCCCGAAGCCTGGGCAGAATTAGTCATGGGATTACTGAGGTCGCCGCTCTGCACCCCGTCCTTCCAGTAAACAGCCACCTGTATATCCGATGCGTTGATATAATATCCCGAAATATAGATGCTGCCGCTGTCGGTGATGAAAATGTCCGTGGCTTGGGAATCTTTCAACGTGGGAACATCCAGATCGACCCGCGTTATGGTCGTCCCGTCGTCGGTCCAGTAGGCGGCAGCCGTATAGCTGAGGCCGGTATCATAATAACCGGCCACATAAACGGTAATTCCTCCATCATCCGGCGGAGAAGTGTTACACCCGAAAAAAAACAGAAGGATCAGAAGCATATATAGGAAATTCTTCACAAGGCTGCTCCCATTGATCCTGAGAAAGGCACGGTGCTGCCGTCGGTTGATCTAAAGAAGCAGAATCTAATGGCAACTGGATCACGTTTTATTTGTATCGACACTTTTTAGTCGACAATGTAATTATAACACTTCAAAATAAAAATACCAATTCACGTTGGTAAAAAGAGTTGCAGGTAAAATTGTTCAGAGAGACAATACGATGAAGTCTAAAGGGATTCCTTCACCATCCAGCACCTAGGAGCGATTCATTTCCCCGGGCTGGTAATAATCCGGCTTTCCGTACTTGCCCGCCGGTCCCAGACGATAGACCATGATCCAGGGAACCTCGCCGTTAACCAGCCAGTACTCCCGGACTCCGTATTTTTTTTTCATAGAGGTTCAGCTTTGCGGTCTGGTCTTTATAGCCGGTGGATTCAGACAGCAGCTCCACGGCAGGGTCCGGGGCTCCGTGGGCCCCCCCCGTTCATCCAGACGGCCAGGCGACATAGTCGGTGTAGGTGTAGGGTCTCTCCTGTGGTTTCGGCACAGCGATGGGTACCTCCTGCATGTTTACCATAGTATAGCCCCGAATATACAACAGAAAAAGAGCTGCCCTCAAACAGACCTCTTTGACCCTCACACCCCCCCTCTGGTAGAATCGAAGACGCAGATAACAGACGAGGTGGCGGATGATTCAGACAGTTTTTCCCGTTGAGTCCCTGGAGGGGTCAATCACCATTCCGGGCTCCAAATCCCACACTATCCGGGCGCTGCTGATCGCCTCCCTGGCGGAGGGGGAAAGCCTGCTCTCGTCGCCCCTGGACTCCTCGGATACCCGCTCCTGCATTGTCCTCTGCCGCGCCCTGGGGGCGGAGATTACCGAGGAGGATTCCGCCTGGCGCGTACAGGGGACCGGGGGGATTGTAAAACCCGTCGAAGACGAGATTGATGTCGGAAACTCCGGGACATCCCTGTACCTGGGGGCGGGAGCCGCGGCTCTGGGGAAAAAGAAGATAGTCCTGACCGGGGACGAACAGATCCGCTCCCGGCCTGTTCAGCCCCTGATAAGCTCCCTGAGCGACCTTGGGGCCGATGCGGTCAGCGTAAAGAAAAACGGGTCCGCCCCTATACGCATAAAGGGCCCCCTGAAGGGGGGAAAAACACGCATTGAATGTCCCACCAGCCAGTATCTCTCCAGTCTTCTCCTGGCTCTGCCCCTGGCGGAGGGAGATTCTGAGATAGAGGTCCCCCTGCTCCACGAGAAACCCTATGTGGAAATGACCCTGGACTGGCTGGACCGCCAGGGTATCCGTTACGAGAACGATGGTTTTGCCAGGTTCAGGATTTTCGGAGGACAACGCTACTCCGCCTTCGAAAGTCTGATTCCCGGGGATTTTTCCACCGCCACCTTTTTTCTCTGTGCCGCGGCCATTACCGGATCGACCATAACCCTGGAAAACCTGCACATGAATGATCCCCAGGGCGACAAGGAGGTGGCGGAAATCCTGGCCCGCATGGGCTGCGCCGTTACAATTCAGAAACGGGCCATCACAATCTCCGGAAAGGCCATGGAAGGGCGGGTCATCGACATGAACGCCATCCCCGATGCCCTGCCCGCCATGGCGGTAAGCGCCTGCTACGCCCGGGGTACGACGGAACTCGTCAATGTTCCCCAGGCCCGGCTCAAGGAGACCGACCGCATTGCCGTCATGCGGGAAGAGCTCTCCAAATGCGGCGCCGATATCGAGGAACGTTCCGACGGGCTGGTAATACGGCACTCCCCCCTTAAAGGCGGGACTGTATGGAGTCATCGGGACCACCGTATCGCCATGGCCATGGCCGTCGGGGCCCTTGGGGCGGAACGTCCCATCGCCATTCGGGATGCCGAGGTTGTGGCGGTTACGGTTCCCCAGTTTTTTCCCCTCTTACGTTCACTCTACACCTGAGATACAAGGAGTTTATGCTATGAAAATCTATGATCTGCGAAGCGACACAATTACCCGTCCCTCCGGCGAGATGCGCAAGGCCATGCACAAGGCCGAGGTGGGGGACGATGTCTACGGTGAGGATCCCACCGTCAATCTGCTGGAGGAGACCGCCGCAAAAATGACCGGAAAAAAGGCGGCCCTATTTGTGCCCTCCGGCTCCATGGGCAACCTGATACCCCTCTACGTACAGTGCGGCCGGGGCAACGAGGTGATCCTTCACGAAAACAGCCACATAATGCATTACGAGCTTGCTTCAGCCGCGACTATTGCCGGCGTCATGCCCCGTCCTGTACCGGGGGAACGGGGTATCCTGACACCGGAAGCGATCCGCCCCCATCTGAGGCCGGACATCTACTATATGGCCCGGACCGGTCTTATCGAGATCGAGAACACCCACAACAAGGAGGGGGGCACCTGCTGGACGGAGGATGAGCTATCTGCAATTCACCGTTTTGCAAAAAAGCACGACATCCCCGTTCATCTGGACGGCGCCCGGGTATTCAATGCGGCAGTGCATACGGGAATCCCGGTTAAAAAGATCTGCTCCTACGTGGACACGGTAACCTTCTGCCTCTCCAAGGGACTGGGCGCACCGGTGGGGAGCCTTCTGTGCGGAGATTCGGAGTTCATCGACGAAGCGCGGCGGATCCGGAAGATGCTGGGCGGCGGTATGCGGCAGGTGGGAATCCTGGCCGCGGCGGGTCTTTATGCCCTGGAGCACAACATTGACAGGCTCCGGGAGGATCATCTGAACGCAAAGAAACTGGCGGAGGTCCTGAACAACGTCTCCTGGGCAAAGGTGGATCCTGACAGCGTCGAGACGAACATCCTTTTTGCGACGATCCCCGATGGGAACGCCGCGGCGGTCTCGTCGGCGCTGAAAAAGAAGGGCGTCCTCTGTTCCGGCGACGGCAACCGGCTGCGATTCGTAACCAGCATGGAGGTAAGCTCCCAGGATATCCGGGAAGCCTGCGACATAATAGCGGCATTAAAAATATAATTTTATATTTGGAACAAAGATAAACAGGATGGGAATGATGAATAGCCGGGATAATATATATCCCGATCTTTAGTATCCTCCCCATCCTGTTTCTATTTCTTTTTTCTTTTTAACAGCTGTATTACAGAGCCATGTTCATTATCCGGTTGAGGCGTTTTACGAACTCCGCCGGTTTTTTCAGCTCCGCCCCTTCGATCATCATGGCCTGCTCCAGAAGCAGGGTGGCCACGTCCTCCACCAGGGCTTTGTCGTCCTTTTTTGCCTCCAGCTTTTTAACGATCTCATGGTCCGGGTTGATCTCCAGGATCGGCTTGATCTCCGGCAGATCCTTCTGCCCCATGGCCTTCAGCATCTGCTGCATCTGCATGGAGGGGTCGGATTCGTCGGCGACGATGCAGGAGGGGGAATCAGAGAGCCGGCTGGATGCGACTACATCCTTTACCTTGTCTCCCAGGGCGTCCTTGATCTTCTTGATCAGGGGCTTTATCTCCTTCTCCTTCTTCTTGTCGTCCTCGGTCTTGAGGTCGTCGGAGGAACCGCTCTTGTTGATCGCCTTCAGGTCGATCTCCTCGTACTTGCCGATGGAGGGCACCACGATTTCATCGATCTCATCGTCCATTACAAGAACCTCGATGCCCTTGGCCTTATAGGCTTCCAACAGGGGAGAGTTCCGCAGGGTCTCTTCTTTTTCGCCGGTTATGTAGTAGATCCCCTTCTGATCCTCCTTCATGCGTTCCTTGTAGGCCTTCAGGCTGGTGTAGCCCTCGACCTCGGTGGACTTGAAACGTACAAGTTCGAGCAAAGTCTCCCGGTTGGCAAAGTCGGAGTAGAGCCCCTCCTTCAAAGGACGGTTGAACTGCTCGATAAACTCGGTGTACATCTCGGGATTGTTCTCGGCGATCCGCTGAAACTCGGAGAGAAGCTTCTTGGCGGAAGAACCCGTTATGGATGAGAGGATCCGGTTCTGCTGCAGGATTTCCCTGCTGACGTTCAGGGGCAGGTCTTCGGAGTCGATTATTCCCCGTACAAAACGCAGGTAAACCGGCAGCAGCTCTTTTTCGTCGTCGGTAATGAATACCCGTTTTACGTAGAGTTTGACGCCGGGCTTGTAGTCAGCCTGGTACAGGTCGAAGGGCGCCTTCTTGGGTACATAGAAAAGAGTGGTGTATTCCTGGGTCCCCTCGGCCTGGGTGTGGAGCCAGAACAGGGGCTCATCGTAGTCATGGGTAAGGGTTTTGTAAAACTCCTTGTAATCTTCATCGCTGAGTTCCGACTTGGGACGCTTCCACATGGCGGAGGCGGAGTTGATCTGTTCGACCTTCTGCTCCTTCTTTTCCTTCCGCTTTTCCCCTTCCCCTTCGTATTCGGTGGCGGTATAGTGAAGGAAAATAGGGAAGGCCACGTGGTTGGAATACTTCTTGATTACCTGTTCGATCTGCCAGCGGCCGGTATACTCCTTGCCCTCTTCGTTCAGATGCAGGGTAACGGTGGTCCCGAAACTCTCC is a window encoding:
- a CDS encoding LruC domain-containing protein; protein product: MPLDESSDAGATGNTVFVLPPDQIEDEARTGRDDFTFETLLSSSVELDFRLYEGSGGENPQPLDFSLSLPDDIPLIFLSFWDQGGNRLYSTSVKADEVVKAELVLPAAPKVYQLKIEAEGYVSRTISIDDMAAFSHIRRTVSMVQSSSGNSISLSAGARGIGPMRDSDGDGVPDKYDEFPDDPDSAFVMNIPADQNITIAFEDLFGQANAGDADYNDFIANYNIQEILDAEGRVKRLIIQAKALQKLAGYNHAFGLRIDSFEGKAALSGTFINSGGNEARLARRVGAPAEIVLFARTDKALGKEAYFVLDFDSPQYFLDDAAPEGTALLSRPPFNPYLYVYDTRHDIHLADAESLSRSINPEVRFIDDDGFPWALLIPIDWVHPDEGQRIEELYPDFTDWRLSGGLEARDWYENPYDPNDPGEEALKAYIAGNYTPDSYSVAAYWIAEDTTVNRIDLHPLSASKATDIHVDGDGNVYVSGFYRDSSGRDVAVYWKNGIAGSDLAVNARATGIIVDTEGTVYVSGYYWDGSMSTGAVYWSDDGAVSEFELQRGSYARGTDVQLDDAGRVYVSGVSTSQLAVYWIDTATGLSILSGGAGSNAQAIYHNGNNAFIAGRYNTGTAAYWREGVSTEIQLNSVGAQASGIWVDSGNVYAAGSYFDLDLPGKRAAWWLDDSSVQTDLFGEDSSFPTSATGIAVDGSDVYLAGTQTTEAATEAVVWKNGVATVLEPDVVSEAVSIFLAE
- the ltaE gene encoding low-specificity L-threonine aldolase codes for the protein MKIYDLRSDTITRPSGEMRKAMHKAEVGDDVYGEDPTVNLLEETAAKMTGKKAALFVPSGSMGNLIPLYVQCGRGNEVILHENSHIMHYELASAATIAGVMPRPVPGERGILTPEAIRPHLRPDIYYMARTGLIEIENTHNKEGGTCWTEDELSAIHRFAKKHDIPVHLDGARVFNAAVHTGIPVKKICSYVDTVTFCLSKGLGAPVGSLLCGDSEFIDEARRIRKMLGGGMRQVGILAAAGLYALEHNIDRLREDHLNAKKLAEVLNNVSWAKVDPDSVETNILFATIPDGNAAAVSSALKKKGVLCSGDGNRLRFVTSMEVSSQDIREACDIIAALKI
- a CDS encoding beta strand repeat-containing protein; translated protein: MLLDRRISIVLLLVASIIFPCVSVWSQSNIPAEPNNWLQQAATLGSGSADLFAVVFFEVPSDAVADDEFIYIGINDAGSDGAVPDQNSGSTDYYLFGGTGALTDASSRQRIFGSLGETQAGRQLGFFTADNTANYNITGSESSHWTYFGGVKLSDGEQLGTKVYFKVVVDAATNGGNYKNAFQLDLSRFSSGVPTQISGVRSFAYSWPIYNAETGDGAPDWTIYPFVSNAMDGEDLGVHGWDFDSTGNTADLYNKSTVLVINGTSLDGGATNFPDDVTEAYHTITTIETNGYWRMELTEGSGSGYQDAAEIFFSLDNGSTAAAFDANDGVVRAYGAESPVSTNPDYVAVTAEDGIAVNNGTDIETVTLQIVDSSGTPLPYSMSITVNVGGSATIDYVNGGAVASAQSQSVTTDSDGLATVGVVGSAIEIVNVTVDIFSSANETAAISFETDPEPRLETAGNTEIDLSTTATLPRVIITETGGSTVITRSGGTETLQLRIPGGLDASFAASALDFAIGGGDISAASYTNAGGSIITIEPSATFSVGDIMTIDGIQVTAGATETAGYLELSYDNGLSWNVVDTAQISTVSALTNSYVWTGAAGSTIFNDNANWSPVGVPGGADSAYIPASPALPVWPDLDNGSVSPTVGQLIIEAGASFDVGNQNLTLNQGLFVDGALTATAGTLSVGDDTAGGGSITAGSGNITFSGDLGIDTYSATSGITYIGGDFAPSTFSHNNGTVEFDGNGGQTVISGGNSFDSVVLNKTAGSISFPDALTISTGLSVGAGVAFDLSFNDSTGAQSTSIAGATTLGNTGSISFGNAGGDVVSFVDGLTAVSGVKSLAGSILSEGGAINLDTTTLSLTNTAVIDTTSNGNPAGANLTFAEITGGYGLTINGGTGGTVSSSGNWGTTADLLSLDLDAAGFSQGGFIEAVGLVDINGIANNPISIGFPITSTGGNIVISGTGAVDINGAVLA
- the htpG gene encoding molecular chaperone HtpG, translating into MSKHQFQTEVSQLLHLIIHSLYSHKEIFLRELISNASDALDKLKYLTLTQDEFKKLTFDPRVDISYTEGDKPTLTVSDNGIGMNEEDLVENLGTIARSGTKNFLGKLTGDAKKDSNLIGQFGVGFYSSFMVADSVEVISRKAGEDTAYKWVSDGKGAYEITPAERESFGTTVTLHLNEEGKEYTGRWQIEQVIKKYSNHVAFPIFLHYTATEYEGEGEKRKEKKEQKVEQINSASAMWKRPKSELSDEDYKEFYKTLTHDYDEPLFWLHTQAEGTQEYTTLFYVPKKAPFDLYQADYKPGVKLYVKRVFITDDEKELLPVYLRFVRGIIDSEDLPLNVSREILQQNRILSSITGSSAKKLLSEFQRIAENNPEMYTEFIEQFNRPLKEGLYSDFANRETLLELVRFKSTEVEGYTSLKAYKERMKEDQKGIYYITGEKEETLRNSPLLEAYKAKGIEVLVMDDEIDEIVVPSIGKYEEIDLKAINKSGSSDDLKTEDDKKKEKEIKPLIKKIKDALGDKVKDVVASSRLSDSPSCIVADESDPSMQMQQMLKAMGQKDLPEIKPILEINPDHEIVKKLEAKKDDKALVEDVATLLLEQAMMIEGAELKKPAEFVKRLNRIMNMAL
- a CDS encoding PDDEXK family nuclease, which produces MKKKYGVREYWLVNGEVPWIMVYRLGPAGKYGKPDYYQPGEMNRS
- the aroA gene encoding 3-phosphoshikimate 1-carboxyvinyltransferase is translated as MIQTVFPVESLEGSITIPGSKSHTIRALLIASLAEGESLLSSPLDSSDTRSCIVLCRALGAEITEEDSAWRVQGTGGIVKPVEDEIDVGNSGTSLYLGAGAAALGKKKIVLTGDEQIRSRPVQPLISSLSDLGADAVSVKKNGSAPIRIKGPLKGGKTRIECPTSQYLSSLLLALPLAEGDSEIEVPLLHEKPYVEMTLDWLDRQGIRYENDGFARFRIFGGQRYSAFESLIPGDFSTATFFLCAAAITGSTITLENLHMNDPQGDKEVAEILARMGCAVTIQKRAITISGKAMEGRVIDMNAIPDALPAMAVSACYARGTTELVNVPQARLKETDRIAVMREELSKCGADIEERSDGLVIRHSPLKGGTVWSHRDHRIAMAMAVGALGAERPIAIRDAEVVAVTVPQFFPLLRSLYT